The genome window cgcctcgtctcgtctcgtctcgtctcgtctcgtctcgtctcgtttgGTCGTGTCGCCTCACCAGGCCGGCTGTCACGCCTCAGCTTCGCCAAAGTGTAGTGGCAAAAGGAAACACTGAAACTCGTCAACAAAACGAGCATTTATTCAGTTCTGTGAGTTGTCATGACGTGTTTGGCGTACACTAAAGTTAGTCTCCCTGTGGGTGTCGTGAGGCGCCTGAGGATCAGCAGGGACGTCAGCTTGAGTCCTTTACACGGGTACCACAGCGTGCACGGCGGGCACGGCGGCAACGTGGTGATGCACGGGGACGGGCACGGCGTAGGGCTGGGGCACGGCATAGGGCTGGGGCACGGCGTAGGGCTGGGGCACGGCGTAGGGCTCGGGCACGTACTTGTGTTGCACGGGGGTGACGAGCTGGGTCTGGTACACGGGCTTGGGCACGTGCACATCGTAGGTCCTCTCGTAGATCTTGAGCTGCGGGCGGACTTCCGTCACCTGGGGGGTGTAGGAGATCTCGGGGCGGCCCAGCGCCTTGACGGGCAGCCTCTGCACCTCATCACCGGTGGCCTGGCCGGCGGGCACCGCTGCGGGCACGTTGAGGTTCAGGTTGGAGTAAGCGATGGCCGCGGGGCCCAGCGGATAGTGGACGAGGCCTCCGAGGACGGAGGTGACCGTGAGGGACAACAGCACCTGAGGGGAGCAAGGCACTGAGTATGAGTGTGCACGTTATTGGGTGTGTTGTG of Eriocheir sinensis breed Jianghai 21 chromosome 2, ASM2467909v1, whole genome shotgun sequence contains these proteins:
- the LOC127000325 gene encoding calphotin-like encodes the protein MNPLVFLPLLATACIAAPSVGLGLQGVAQAVAVPQPVVAAVPGYGVQGEVRQITETVPQPEPVAVDVNRLPVLSAPALPYAAPYALPAASTHYGLPAAPVPVAPVLLSLTVTSVLGGLVHYPLGPAAIAYSNLNLNVPAAVPAGQATGDEVQRLPVKALGRPEISYTPQVTEVRPQLKIYERTYDVHVPKPVYQTQLVTPVQHKYVPEPYAVPQPYAVPQPYAVPQPYAVPVPVHHHVAAVPAVHAVVPV